The following is a genomic window from Penaeus vannamei isolate JL-2024 chromosome 27, ASM4276789v1, whole genome shotgun sequence.
tatatatatatatatatatatatatatatatatatatatatatatgcatatatatacatatacatatatatatatacatatatatatatatatatatatatatatatatatatatatatatatatatacacacacacacacacacacacacaaatatatacaaagacacccgaccacacacacattcacacacacacacacacacacatatatatatatatgtgtgtgtgtgtatgtgtgtgcgcgcgcgcgggcgcgcgtgtgtgtgtgtacatatatatacatacatacatatatatatatatatatatatatatatatatatatatatatatatatatgtatttacacacacacacacacacacatacgcacacacacacacacacacacacacacacacacacacacacacacacacacacacacacacacacacatatatatacatatatacatatacatatatatatatatatatatatatatatatatatatatatatatatatatatatatatatatataacagtgtaagtatgtatgtgtgtatgtgtttgtttttgtgtgtttgtttttgtgtgttgtgtttgtatgtatatgtgtatttatttgggtgtttttttcttcattttgtttttttgtgtaggtaagtgtttgtgtatttatgtatttgtgcgcgtgtgtacatacgtattgTACAACATGTTCATTATCTAGGATTATTTGGAAGAATACTTTCAATTGATACCATTGAAATATTCTATCATTAAACGAAAGACACATTACCAACTATGCAATAGTTACCATTTAAACAAGATACCAGTGTACACTTAACATGTGCCTTAATGTATTAGCAGATTGGCAAATAGCTTCATTGTTATGTTCACTTCATCTCACATCATTGTATATAACATGGTACAAAAGAGTTGATCGGTCTCAACTACTAGACCTTACAAAATGATAAGACATCTGTCTTGAAGTATTTACCATCGCTTTTGGTTCTATTATCTTACCTTTAAGTGCGTTTCCCTTTTACAAAAGATTCCTTTTCTACAAGGCAGAATCTTTTTTGAaatcacatgtatataaacataactaTTTATGAATACTTTGAGAACACAAACATAGTTTGATAAGATCTTCCATGATTTCGATAGTTTGAAGGGTTCTATGTCACTTTTTAGGAAAAGTTTTAGATCTACAAGCCTTTGTAGGCAATAGATCTATATCAGTaacactgttttttcttttcgttacacAGAGGTGCTGCTGGGACACTTCAGGATCTTGGCGAAGGCCCTCCTGAAGTCCAGGTTGAAGATGGTGTAGATGACCGGGTTGAGGGAGGAGTTGATGTAGCCGAGCCACACGATGAAGTTGATGACCTTGTCGTTGGGCACCGGGCACGTGGAGCAGAAGGGCAGAATCACGTACATGAGGAAGAAGGGCAGCCAGCACACCACGAAGGAGCCCATGATGATGCCCAGCGTCCGGGCGGCTCGACGCTCCTTGGACAGAGAAATCTTCTGCTTCTGCTCGATGAACTGGTGGATCTGGCTGCCGTCCTTCGGGTTGACCCTGACGACGACCTCCGCGTTCTTCCTCTCCTCGACGGGAGAGACCTCGGTCTTCGTGTTCGGGCTCTTGTGGGTCAGCGAGGTCTCCGCCACGAGCGGCGAGTTCAAGGccttgggggcgggggaggtcgGGGTCGTGTTCACCgacttcttcttccgcttcctttgcttcttcttcttgtaggTTTCGTTGTAACCGTTCTGGACGTCGTTCTGGCCGTTGTCGCTGGCGCCCGAGTCATCGTCCTTCTGATCCTTGGGCTTCCCGGCGTTCTGAATCTGGTCGAGCTTGGAGGCCCTGGCCCGCTCGCGCAGGCGCCTCCGCGTGGCCGTGAAGATCTTGATGTAGACCATGGTCATGATGAGCAGCGGGCAGTAGAAGGAGCCCGAGGAGGAGTAGATGACGAAGCCGCGCTCCTGCGTGAGGATGCAGGGCGTGTCGGAGGTGAACACGTCGGGCCAGTCGTTCCAGCCGAACAGCGGCGGCAGGCAGATGACCACGCTGATGGCCCACACGAGGCCGATCATGATCATGACGCGCTTGACGGTGCGCTTCTGCGCGTAGTTGATGGGGTCCGTGATGGCCCAGTAGCGGTCGAGCGCGATGGCGCACAGGTTGAGGATGGAGGCCGTGCAGCACATGATGTCGCACGTGAGCCACATCTGGCACAGGTGGATGCCGAACACCCACTTGCCGATGATGCTGTAGGCCACGTTGAAGGGCAGCACGAACACGGCCACCGTCAGGTCGGCCACGGCCAGCGACACGATGAAAAAGTTCTGCACGATGCGCAGCGGCCGGTACGTGAACACGGACAGGATCACCAGCACGTTgccgatgatggtgaagatgatgatgacgccTAAGGAGACGACGGTCACCACGATCTCCCACACGGGCATCGCCAGCTCGAAGTCATACTCCGAAAGAGCGGGTTCCTCCTCGAGGCCGGAGACGTTGAGGTCGGACTCCACGAAGGAAGGAAGCGCGTGTTTGCTGTTCATCCTCGACATCTTCAGAACCGGGCGATCACATGGTATCGGGGATTCATTCGGCTGCTTCAGGGCTTCAGTGACTAGCAGGATGAAGCAAGGACACAGTCTCGAGGCGGCAGCGATTGGCTTCTGTCTGCGATCTCATGTTCGAGTTCCGTGCACTCGGCCACATCTGGAAAGAGCGAACACACTCATTAGCGCGTTACTGCAGACACATGGCCATGCGGCAGCAAACATCAGCACATAAGCACGCAAATGAACACACGCAAGGGCCCTTTCCACAAGAACACATGTACGAACAACCCGTGAAAACGACCCAAGTGCAAGTAAAAAGGGTCTAAAAACCAACTTATTGATATTACGGATGGGGTAAGCGAAATCCGTCCTTGTGCGCACACCAGTAAGCCCTAAAGAATAATGGTAAGTAAAAAGTTGCAACTTGCCCGACTGTCTTCAGGGCAAGACAGAAACTTTGTACCCGATTCAGACATATCTCAATCGTGTAATAATAACATCCAGGTCACGATTACTGGCCAAGCGGAAAAATGGATTTGAAAGAACTTGGTTTTCGTCCTGGAGTTTAGTGAACTTTACAGACAGTTCGTGCGCTTTATGAAATTACCAGATTATAAAATCTTGTATTTTCGTCCTAATTAGTAAATGTTTGGACCTTGTCCatttatggttttatatatatatatatatatatatatatatatatatatatatatatatatatatatatatatatatatgtgtgtgtgtgtgtgtgtgtgtgtgtgtgtgtgtgtgtgtgtgtgtgcgtgtgtgtgtgtgcgtgtgtgtgtgtgtgtgtgtatctatagatatatgtatgtatgtgtatctatatatatatatatatatatatatatatatatatatattgcatgatatatatatatatatatatatatatatatatatatatatatatatatatataatatatacacacacatacatacacacacacacacacacacacacacacacacacacacacacacacacacatatatatatatatatatatatatatatatatatatatatatacatatatatatgtatatatatatatatatatatatatgtatatatacacatatatacatacttatacatacataaacacacacacacacacacacacgcacgcacacacacgcacacacacacacacacacacacacacacacacacacacacaatatatatatatatatatatatatatatatatatatatatatatatatatatatatatgtatatatacatatacagataatatatatatatatatatatatatatatatatatatatatatatatatatatatatatatatatatatatatatatatatatatatgtatgtatacacacacatgaatgtatgtttatatacatacattcatatatatatatatatatatatatatatatatatacatatatatatatatatatatatatatatatatatatatatatatatatatatatatatatatatatatgtatgtatatatatttatatatatgcatatgtatttatacatatacatacatatatatatctatctatatataccatatatgtatcatatatatacatatatgaatatctgtatatatacatacacacgtatatatagactGATTCGGTGTTACGCCACGAGTCGGAGTCGCCATTccgcttggtgaaaacaaacccgtcgctcgcagatacctCGTTATCAACGCGAGCGAAAATGGCGTATGAATTATTAGATTCTCTaaaaaccgaagcgaaaaggCAATATGAATGAAAGCTAGAAGCTGTGCAGCTACAAGAATGCTCATACCGTCTGCCTGCCGAAATTGGGATCGACAAACCTGCGAAATATTGTATATCCCATCCAAGACTATATGATCAATACACCATGTAAGAAAAATGATTTTATGACATAATTTGTTACAGTAATCTGTGATTTTTAGAGTTAAAGgttatttttctgtgaaatcagtgccattttCTAACatattttcttcccatttacAAGGTGTTTATATAAAGGAGAAAATTAAGTCACGTCAAGGCCTATAAATGTACaacgcatttttctctttcctcagtaatttgagataggccctcttcagttgttGCATCTGCTGAACTATATGACTTTTCAGACACTGAGGCAACAGGAAGCTTTGGTTTCTTTTGAATGATTCTTATcttcctatttcatttttttttttttttttttaacagaatgAATGCTTTATTTTCATCTAAAGGACTCTgtttgggataaagtctgggtgaggtggatccggggatggtttgcctgtaaatcaAAATTCTGATGTCAATTAATAACAGCAAAATATAAAATTGCTGTTGTGCTTTTTGGAGTGTATGATTGCTGCCAAAATCTAATGTCAGCAATGTTGACATGTTTGGCCTTGGTagattatgtagatagatagagtttgaaagttattatctgtctctagaatttgaaaaagtgtaaaatattaatatgtaataaaatgttctgagcagatgtaaacagattccaccaggcgcccaagcactACCATCTGCGTTCACGCGTTTCATGGCCTGTGGCTATCGGTTCCATTTTTCAagtttcttttcgcgatctgggaatataaGAAAtgttaaacctttctttcccatcatgtggttcgaacaaccaacaACACAACTCCTCGGCATTTTCACGTAAAGAAACTAGATACTCGCAAAACTTTAGCGACTTTGTAAGCAAAGCCCAGTGatttttcgaacgaacgagggtttgttttcatcaagtgctcgttgctaggggcggttgctaggcgttaccgaatcggtctatacatacatacatacatacatacatatatatatatatatatatatatatatatatatatatatatatatatatgtgtgtgtgtgtgtgtgtgtgtgtgtgtgtgtgtgtgtgtgtgtgtgtgtgtgtgtgtgtgtgcgtgtgtgtgtgtgtatgtatgtatacatacatacatatatatatatgtatatatatatatatattatatgtatatatatatgtatatatgtatatatttatacacaaacacacacacacacacacacacacacacacacacacacacacacacacacacacacacatacacacacacacacacacacacacacacacacacacacacacacatatacacagactcacacacacacacacacacacacacatatatatatgtgtgtgtatgtgtctgtatatatatgtatatatatatatatatatatacatatatatatatatatatatatatatatatatatatatatatatatatatatatatatatacatacatacatacatatatatatatatatatatatatatatatatatatatatatatatatatatatatatatatatatatatatatgtatatatatgtgtgtgtgtgtatgtatgtatgtattatatatatatatatatatatatatatatatatatatgcatatatatatatatatatatatgtatgtgtgtgtgtgtgtgtgtgtgtgtatgtgtgtgtgtgtgtgtgtgtgtgtgtgtgtgtgtgtatgtatgcattatatataatatatatgtatatatatatatatatatatatatatatatatatatatatatatatatatatatatatatatatatatatatatatgtgtgtgtgtgtgtgtgtgtgtgtgtgtgtgtgtgtgtgtgtgtgtgtgtgtgtgcgtgtgtgtgtgtgtgtgtgcatatatatatatatatatatatatatatatatatatatatatatatatatatatatatatatacatacatacacacacatatatatatatgtgtgtgtgtatgtgtatgtatagtttCCTAAACGTTTACTGCTAAGGATACATACTGACTGATAATCAATATCCATATTGGCGGAGGTGCTCTTTAGACATACTTCACTTGCACTCTCGCTGGTGTGAAATGCTGTTCAGAGAAACGCACCTTGCAAATATTTTAGTACACAGGGACGCTTTACACCTAAGTTAAATACCCGTAATGAAATGTGTTACTTATGCCATTACCATTGGGTGTTTAACTACAAAGAACGATTGATGGCTGTGCAGTTCCGTCACAGACGCAGTAAAAATGATGTATACATTcttatgacaattatcataatcattgttgttcgtaatgttgttatcattttcattatttgtattattttatggtagtattattacaatcattattgttattgctgttactattgttatcatcattatcattattattattccgattatcattattgttattattattattggtatcattattattatcattatcattattattatcattatcattattattatcattatcattattattgttatcattattatcattaccatcatcatcatctctattactattattatcatagttatcactatcattgttattgttattagcgccATTGTGTGTGCACGAGCCGAAATTGGTTTATGCGCAtttgcatctgtatgtgtgtccttgtatctgtctgtgtgtaaacGTTTAGAGTTAATGCTTCTCTGGGAtgtttcacctcctcctcatatCAGCTGTTGCGTCACTCGGGTCGCTGATGGACCTCTGACATTCAGCGTCAGGTCAGAGGCGTCTGTACCGCACGCGTGGCGAGGTGACCTTGACTCATGCTGACCCAACATTAACTTGATTCCCTTCTCTTTCGTATTAGTGGGatgttttatcttatcttttttttatttcctttttaaggAAACATATTATcatgcatttatgaatatgaattcgGTTTTGTCGTTTCATATTAATGTATGATGAATACACGTCATGGAAATGTGTCAACTTTGAGcactatgtacacacacgcaaacactcgtatgtgcatatatgtgtgtgtgtgtttgtgtgtgtgtgtgtttgtgtgtgtgtgtactgtatacgtatatatatatatatatatatatatatatatatatatatatatatatatatatgtgtgtgtgtgtgtgtgtgtgtgtgtgtgtgtgtgtgtgtgtgtgtatgtatgtatgtatatatatatatatatatatatatatatatatatatatatatatatatatatatatatatatatgtatgtatgtacatatatatgtatatgtatatatatatatatatatatatatatatatatatatatatatgtatatgtatatatatatatatatatatatatatatatatatatatatatgtttatatctacatctatctatctatctatatatctatctatctatatgtgtgtgtgtgtgtgtacatacatgaatatgtgtttgtacatgtatataaattacacacacacacacacacacacacacacacacacacacacacccacacacacacatatatatatatatatatatatatatatatatatatatatatatatatgtgtgtgtgtgtgtgtgtgtgtgtgtgtgtgtgtgtgtgtgtgtgtgtgtgtgtgtgtgtgtttgtgtgtgtgtgtgtgggggggggagtatgtttgtgtatgtgtgtgtgtgtgtgtctgtgtgtatgtgtgtgtgtgtgtgtgcgtgtgtgcgcgtgtgtgtgtgtgtgtgtgtgtttgtgtgtgtgtgtgtgtgtgtgtatgtgtgtgtgtgtgtgtgtgtatgtttgtgtgtgtttgtgcgtgtgtgtttgtgtgtgtgtgtgtggggggggtgtttgtgtgtgtgtgtgtgtgtttgtgtgtgcgtgcgtgtgtgtttgtgtgtgtgagtgcgtgtgtttgtgtgtgtgtgtgtgtgtgtgtgtgtgtgtgtgtttgtgtgtgtgtgtgtgtgtgtgtgtgtgtgtgtgtgtgtgtgtgtgtttgtgtgtgtgtgtgtgtgtgtgtgtgtgtgtgtgtgtgtgtgtgtgtgtgtgtgtgcacatacacaattTTCACACAATGTTCAGTAGTTGTGCATAATAGTTAGTTGCACTTTGTCCCGTACGGTAAGAAGTTCTTTTTCCTGTGGGAAGGAATATTAAAGtaacagtaaaaatgaataaatgattaattAGTAACAGGGCTATTTCATTGTCGCCTACAGTAACTTGGCAGTTCCTTCAGCAGCATTCgtactcctccgcccccccccccccacgtacgcCGTTTTGAGGCCTATCCGTGTTCCTTGGGAGGACTGCCTCGGGCACTCCTCCACAGCCATAGGCCTGCGCAAGACCTCTCTGCCATTGCTGTTTGGCAATTTTACTGGGATCGTAATTTCTTTTGGTTAGGATGAGGGCTATACATTATATCTTATTAATGTTTTGCATACGTAGGATTTTcagtctctatgtgtgtgtttcgtctgtttgtttatattggcggcggaaataaataaaaataagtggtcAATATTGAGGTTACAATTACTaaacaataattgataatggaATATAATCCCtgattgataatgaaaaataatcaatTACATATAATAGACACAAGGAAAGAATACATAATTAATAATACATTTTGAAGAAAATACATTAATAGAGATGATAAGTAATCGAACAATTAACAAAGTTAATAGTTATCATAACAACGGCATTGACGAGCCTTATAATATggaaagaagaatgaatgaataccaAT
Proteins encoded in this region:
- the LOC113815340 gene encoding probable G-protein coupled receptor No18, with the protein product MSRMNSKHALPSFVESDLNVSGLEEEPALSEYDFELAMPVWEIVVTVVSLGVIIIFTIIGNVLVILSVFTYRPLRIVQNFFIVSLAVADLTVAVFVLPFNVAYSIIGKWVFGIHLCQMWLTCDIMCCTASILNLCAIALDRYWAITDPINYAQKRTVKRVMIMIGLVWAISVVICLPPLFGWNDWPDVFTSDTPCILTQERGFVIYSSSGSFYCPLLIMTMVYIKIFTATRRRLRERARASKLDQIQNAGKPKDQKDDDSGASDNGQNDVQNGYNETYKKKKQRKRKKKSVNTTPTSPAPKALNSPLVAETSLTHKSPNTKTEVSPVEERKNAEVVVRVNPKDGSQIHQFIEQKQKISLSKERRAARTLGIIMGSFVVCWLPFFLMYVILPFCSTCPVPNDKVINFIVWLGYINSSLNPVIYTIFNLDFRRAFAKILKCPSSTSV